From a single Brassica napus cultivar Da-Ae chromosome C9, Da-Ae, whole genome shotgun sequence genomic region:
- the LOC106415705 gene encoding probable sugar phosphate/phosphate translocator At5g25400, with amino-acid sequence MGKGGTLSDSVIKKIVLSYSYVAIWIFLSFTVIVYNKYILDKKMYNWPFPISLTMIHMSFCSTLAVLLIKVFKFVEPVSMSRETYLRSVVPIGALYSLSLWLSNSAYIYLSVSFIQMLKALMPVAVYSIGVLLKKEGFKSDTMTNMLSISFGVAVAAYGEARFDVFGVILQLGAVAFEATRLVLIQILLTSKGITLNPITSLYYVAPCCLAFLFIPWIYVEFPVLRDTSSFHFDYAIFGTNSLCAFALNLAVFLLVGKTSALTMNVAGVVKDWLLIAFSWSVIKDTVTPINLFGYGIAFLGVAYYNHAKLQALKANEAQKKVQQGDEESGRLLEEKGGGDGEGKKIESED; translated from the coding sequence ATGGGGAAAGGAGGCACGCTAAGCGACAGCGTGATAAAAAAGATCGTCCTCTCCTACAGCTACGTGGCGATCTGGATCTTCCTCAGCTTCACGGTGATCGTCTACAACAAGTACATCCTCGACAAGAAGATGTACAACTGGCCTTTCCCGATCTCCCTCACCATGATCCACATGTCCTTCTGCTCCACCCTCGCCGTCCTCCTCATCAAGGTCTTCAAATTCGTCGAGCCAGTCTCCATGTCCCGCGAGACTTACCTGAGATCCGTCGTCCCCATCGGGGCACTCTACTCCCTCTCCCTCTGGCTCTCCAACTCCGCCTACATCTACCTCTCCGTCTCCTTCATTCAGATGCTCAAAGCCCTCATGCCCGTCGCCGTCTACTCCATCGGCGTCCTCTTGAAGAAAGAAGGCTTCAAGTCGGACACGATGACCAACATGCTCTCCATCTCGTTTGGTGTCGCCGTCGCTGCTTACGGTGAGGCGAGGTTCGATGTGTTCGGTGTGATTCTCCAGCTAGGAGCTGTTGCCTTCGAGGCGACGCGTCTTGTGTTGATTCAGATCTTGCTTACCTCCAAAGGCATCACGCTTAACCCTATTACTTCTCTCTACTACGTGGCACCTTGCTGCTTGGCGTTCTTGTTTATCCCTTGGATCTACGTGGAGTTCCCCGTGCTTAGAGACACGTCGAGCTTCCACTTTGACTACGCCATCTTCGGGACGAACTCGCTTTGTGCGTTTGCGTTGAATCTTGCTGTGTTTCTTTTGGTTGGGAAGACCTCTGCTTTGACGATGAATGTTGCTGGTGTGGTTAAAGATTGGCTGTTGATCGCGTTCTCGTGGTCTGTGATTAAGGATACCGTGACTCCTATTAACCTTTTCGGGTATGGGATTGCGTTCTTGGGAGTTGCGTATTATAATCACGCGAAGCTGCAGGCGTTGAAGGCGAATGAGGCTCAGAAGAAGGTTCAGCAAGGGGATGAGGAGAGTGGGAGGTTGTTGGAAGAGAAGGGTGGTGGTGATGGTGAAGGTAAGAAGATTGAGTCTGAGGACTAA